One part of the Enterococcus sp. DIV1094 genome encodes these proteins:
- a CDS encoding PTS sugar transporter subunit IIB — protein sequence MKKETECLGEQKKEKQIILFGLTSMSADSTFYTNLLVTKMNNLAKKQQLLVQVEMHSISKLDEFAKAADIILLSPELSSMKEKIMEEYPAKVIQVIDKQEYGLFNAEKILKKLLILEDDQRI from the coding sequence ATGAAAAAAGAAACTGAATGTCTGGGTGAGCAAAAGAAAGAAAAGCAGATCATACTATTTGGTTTGACGTCGATGAGTGCAGATAGCACGTTTTATACCAACCTGTTAGTGACTAAAATGAACAATCTAGCAAAAAAGCAACAGTTACTCGTACAGGTTGAAATGCACAGTATTTCTAAATTGGATGAGTTTGCTAAGGCTGCCGATATCATCCTGTTATCTCCAGAACTGTCTTCGATGAAAGAAAAGATCATGGAAGAGTATCCTGCTAAGGTTATCCAAGTGATAGACAAGCAAGAATATGGTCTGTTCAATGCTGAAAAGATATTAAAAAAATTGCTTATTTTAGAAGATGATCAAAGGATTTAG